In Saccharomyces paradoxus chromosome XVI, complete sequence, the genomic stretch GAGATAAAAAACATATTAAAATCTTCAGATAACCCCGAAGCTTTTGACGGTAATTTATATAGTTATGTCTGCAAGTTAATCGATGAGGATTTGGCAAATAACATGGAAATGGGTGATAACGGGGCTAAGTACTTGATTGATATGCTACAAAAGGATGGTTTCAGTGACGAATTTGCCGTTCTGACGATTTGTAACACTGGATCCTTGGCAACTTCCGGATATGGAACGGCTTTGGGCGTTATCCGTTCTTTGTGGAAGGACTCGCTAGCTAAAACTAACAAAACAAGTTCAGAATTGGACAGTGAAAAACTTCCCAAGATGGGCCATGTATTCCCACTGGAAACTAGACCTTATAATCAAGGGTCAAGGCTAACAGCGTATGAACTAGTTTATGAAAAGATTCCATCAACTTTAATTACAGACAGTTCCATCGCGTATAGAATCAGAACTAGTTCAATTCCAATCAAAGCAGCATTTGTTGGAGCTGATAGAATTGTTCGCAATGGGGATACAGCGAATAAAATTGGTACTTTGCAACTTGCTGTAATTTGTAAACAGTTCGGAATTAAGTTTTTTGTAGTAGCTCCCAAAACAACTATCGATAATGTAACCGAAACTGGTGATGACATTATTGTGGAAGAACGTAACCCTGAGGAATTCAAAGTAGTCACTGGTACAGTAGTTAATCCT encodes the following:
- the MRI1 gene encoding S-methyl-5-thioribose-1-phosphate isomerase MRI1 (5'-methylthioribose-1-phosphate isomerase~similar to YPR118W), which codes for MSLEAIVFNRLEPEKVSVEVLDQLLLPYTTKYVPIYTIDDGYSVIKSMQVRGAPAIAIVGSLSVLTEIQLIKHNPTSNIATLYSLADWESTKRVLNKRLDFLLSSRPTAVNLSNSLAEIKNILKSSDNPEAFDGNLYSYVCKLIDEDLANNMEMGDNGAKYLIDMLQKDGFSDEFAVLTICNTGSLATSGYGTALGVIRSLWKDSLAKTNKTSSELDSEKLPKMGHVFPLETRPYNQGSRLTAYELVYEKIPSTLITDSSIAYRIRTSSIPIKAAFVGADRIVRNGDTANKIGTLQLAVICKQFGIKFFVVAPKTTIDNVTETGDDIIVEERNPEEFKVVTGTVVNPEDGSLILNDSGEPITGKVGIAPLEINVWNPAFDITPHELIDGIITEEGVFTKDSNGEFELESLF